One genomic region from Bacteroidales bacterium WCE2008 encodes:
- a CDS encoding tRNA(Ile)-lysidine synthase, whose protein sequence is MRKRFTDKIHELLPEGGKVLVAVSGGIDSMTLATLFLTTDIKIIVANCNFHLRGKESDGDSEMVGDWCKAHDVRLIRKDFDTESYARDNGISIEMAARDLRYRWFAEVCEAEGCSALAVAHNANDNAETLLLNLLRGTGINGLSGMPESGRIPVPGYSGDARLIRPLLGITRAEIEAYVKENGIPFREDSTNAETEYKRNKLRHLVFPVLSEINPSFLETFSREMRHFSQAGKVLDDYFAIYGQGMTRQLEGGFAIDINMLLAEPHRDYILYRLLSDYGFNESQLHEIGALISSSRQRAGKVFSSGEYRASLTADSIIVDKPGSSREYVVDGPGHYDGFEVKVLEWPCGMDVKQPEGCILLDASKVSFPLFVRSWKEGDHIRPLGMKGEKKLSDMFVDLHYSIPEKEKALVLAESRASSKILALLGRRIDDSVKVTSSTREVILISSL, encoded by the coding sequence ATGAGAAAGAGGTTTACAGACAAGATCCATGAACTGCTGCCGGAAGGCGGCAAGGTCCTTGTCGCCGTAAGCGGCGGCATCGACTCGATGACCCTCGCCACCCTCTTCCTCACCACCGACATCAAAATCATCGTTGCCAACTGCAACTTCCACCTCCGCGGAAAAGAATCCGACGGCGACTCCGAAATGGTCGGAGACTGGTGCAAGGCCCATGACGTCAGACTTATCCGTAAGGACTTCGATACGGAATCATATGCCCGCGACAATGGGATCAGCATCGAGATGGCCGCCCGCGATCTGAGGTACAGATGGTTCGCCGAGGTCTGCGAAGCCGAAGGCTGCAGCGCTCTGGCAGTCGCCCATAACGCCAACGACAACGCCGAGACCCTGCTGCTGAACCTTCTTCGCGGGACCGGCATCAACGGGCTCAGCGGAATGCCGGAGTCCGGCAGGATCCCCGTGCCGGGATATTCCGGAGACGCAAGGCTCATAAGACCGCTTCTCGGAATCACCAGAGCCGAGATCGAGGCTTATGTCAAGGAGAACGGTATCCCGTTCAGGGAGGACAGTACCAATGCTGAAACCGAATACAAGCGGAATAAACTGAGACATCTTGTCTTTCCGGTATTGAGCGAAATCAACCCTTCGTTCCTGGAGACATTCTCTCGCGAAATGCGGCATTTCTCACAGGCCGGAAAAGTACTGGACGATTATTTTGCGATCTACGGCCAGGGAATGACGAGACAGTTGGAAGGCGGTTTCGCCATTGACATCAACATGCTTCTGGCAGAACCCCACAGGGATTATATTCTCTACCGGCTTCTGTCTGACTATGGTTTCAATGAAAGCCAGCTCCATGAGATCGGGGCTCTAATATCTTCTTCCCGCCAGAGAGCCGGAAAAGTCTTTTCTTCAGGAGAATACAGGGCTTCGTTGACGGCTGACTCCATTATCGTCGACAAACCCGGATCGTCCAGAGAATATGTCGTCGACGGCCCCGGGCATTACGACGGCTTCGAGGTTAAGGTGCTGGAATGGCCTTGCGGGATGGATGTGAAACAGCCGGAAGGCTGTATTCTTCTGGACGCATCTAAAGTGAGTTTCCCGCTTTTTGTCAGGAGCTGGAAGGAAGGCGACCATATCCGTCCGCTGGGAATGAAAGGGGAGAAGAAGCTCAGCGATATGTTTGTCGATCTCCATTATTCGATTCCAGAAAAAGAAAAAGCCCTTGTACTCGCCGAGTCAAGAGCTTCTTCTAAGATTCTTGCCCTTCTGGGCAGGAGAATAGACGATTCTGTCAAGGTTACTTCCTCTACGAGAGAAGTAATCCTTATTTCTAGCTTATAA
- a CDS encoding prolyl-tRNA synthetase, with translation MADQITKRSVNYSQWYNDLVVKADLAEQSPVRGCMVIKPYGYAIWEKMQRILDDKFKATGHQNAYFPLFIPKSFFSREAEHVAGFAKECAVVTHHRLMNDPDGKGVVVDPEAKLEEELVVRPTSETIIWSTYKNWITSWRDLPILCNQWANVVRWEMRTRLFLRTAEFLWQEGHTAHATAEEAQEEKQRMVNVYADFARNSMALPVIVGHKSPNERFAGALDTMTIEAMMQDGKALQAGTSHFLGQNFAKSFDVTYTDKEGKQQYVWATSWGVSTRLMGALIMAHGDDNGLVLPPALAPIQVVMVPIFRKPEEHDAIIARMEEIKKNLEANGHSVKIDDRDTLRPGFKFAEWELKGVPVRLAMGPRDIENGTVEVHRRDTLEKVTMNLDGIEEHIAGLLDDIQKNIYNKALKFRDENVEKCDSWEEFKEKIGTGKFLLCHWDGTAETEQKIKDETKATIRCIPVDSYVCEEEGVDIYSGKPSKQRVVFAISY, from the coding sequence ATGGCAGATCAGATTACGAAAAGGTCGGTTAATTACTCTCAGTGGTACAACGATCTCGTTGTAAAAGCCGACTTGGCGGAACAGTCTCCGGTCAGGGGCTGCATGGTAATCAAACCTTACGGATACGCTATCTGGGAAAAAATGCAGCGTATCCTCGACGATAAATTCAAGGCAACAGGACATCAGAATGCATATTTCCCTCTGTTCATCCCTAAGTCATTCTTCAGCCGCGAGGCCGAGCATGTAGCCGGATTCGCAAAGGAGTGTGCCGTGGTTACCCACCACCGCCTCATGAACGACCCGGACGGAAAGGGTGTGGTAGTGGATCCGGAAGCCAAGCTCGAGGAAGAGCTCGTGGTACGTCCTACCTCCGAGACAATCATCTGGAGCACATACAAGAACTGGATCACTTCATGGAGAGACCTTCCAATCCTCTGCAACCAGTGGGCCAACGTGGTACGCTGGGAGATGAGGACAAGACTCTTCCTCCGTACCGCCGAATTCCTCTGGCAGGAGGGACATACCGCACATGCTACCGCAGAGGAGGCTCAGGAGGAGAAGCAGCGTATGGTCAACGTATATGCTGACTTCGCCCGCAACTCGATGGCCCTTCCGGTTATCGTCGGCCACAAGAGCCCTAACGAGCGTTTCGCCGGTGCTCTCGATACAATGACGATCGAGGCCATGATGCAGGACGGAAAGGCCCTCCAGGCCGGTACTTCCCACTTCCTCGGCCAGAACTTCGCGAAGTCATTCGACGTTACATATACCGACAAAGAGGGTAAGCAGCAGTATGTCTGGGCTACCTCATGGGGCGTTTCCACCCGACTTATGGGTGCCCTCATCATGGCTCACGGAGACGACAACGGTCTCGTTCTGCCTCCGGCTCTCGCGCCTATCCAGGTCGTGATGGTCCCTATCTTCCGCAAACCGGAGGAGCATGACGCAATCATCGCGCGCATGGAGGAAATCAAGAAGAATCTCGAGGCTAATGGCCATTCAGTCAAGATCGACGACCGCGACACCCTCCGTCCTGGATTCAAGTTCGCAGAGTGGGAGCTCAAGGGCGTCCCTGTACGCCTTGCAATGGGCCCTCGCGACATCGAGAACGGTACCGTGGAGGTACACCGCCGCGATACTCTCGAGAAGGTGACCATGAATCTCGACGGCATCGAGGAGCATATCGCCGGACTTCTCGACGATATCCAGAAGAATATCTACAATAAGGCTCTCAAGTTCCGCGACGAGAATGTCGAGAAATGCGACAGCTGGGAGGAGTTCAAAGAGAAGATCGGAACCGGCAAGTTCCTTCTCTGCCACTGGGACGGCACTGCCGAGACCGAGCAGAAGATCAAGGACGAGACTAAGGCTACCATCCGCTGCATCCCTGTGGACAGTTATGTCTGCGAGGAGGAGGGTGTCGACATCTATTCTGGAAAACCTTCAAAGCAGAGAGTTGTCTTTGCTATCTCATATTAA
- a CDS encoding WbqC-like protein family protein — protein sequence MLLSTAYFPPVSWFAAVAKDLTLSPDRVIPSKPVLEACENYQKQSYRNRCRIYTSNGVESLSVPVVHEGGTFRLPITEIKVEYTTPWIQRTERAIDSAYLTSAYFEYYRDDIFSILESRPETLWELDLKLIEYLLDKTGVAAEIGFTDSYLPFPAGEDDYREIIHPKKPNTILKDLQLEKPYFQVFAGKYGFVPDLSVIDLLFNEGPDSILYLKRL from the coding sequence GTGTTACTCTCTACGGCATATTTCCCGCCCGTATCATGGTTCGCGGCGGTTGCGAAAGATCTTACCCTGTCTCCGGACAGGGTAATTCCGTCTAAGCCAGTGCTTGAAGCTTGCGAGAATTACCAGAAGCAGAGCTATCGCAACAGATGCCGTATCTATACTTCAAACGGGGTGGAAAGCCTTTCTGTTCCGGTCGTCCATGAAGGCGGCACTTTCCGGCTTCCCATTACTGAAATCAAGGTCGAATATACGACTCCATGGATCCAGCGTACGGAGAGAGCCATTGACTCCGCTTATCTTACTTCTGCATATTTTGAATATTACAGGGATGATATATTCTCCATTCTGGAGAGTCGTCCGGAGACATTGTGGGAGCTTGACCTGAAGCTCATAGAGTATCTTCTGGACAAGACCGGCGTCGCCGCTGAAATAGGTTTTACCGACTCATACCTCCCGTTCCCGGCAGGGGAGGACGACTACAGGGAAATCATCCATCCGAAAAAGCCGAATACCATTCTCAAGGACCTGCAACTGGAAAAGCCATACTTCCAGGTCTTTGCCGGAAAGTATGGCTTTGTTCCAGATTTATCTGTGATAGACCTTCTCTTCAACGAAGGTCCTGATTCAATTCTTTATCTCAAGAGACTTTAG
- a CDS encoding acyl-[acyl-carrier-protein]--UDP-N-acetylglucosamine O-acyltransferase, translating into MNNIHPLAFVSPKAKLGDNVEVGPFAFIDDDVTIGDGCKIHPNAVIYKYVTLGKDCEVFPGAVVGAVPQDLKFDGEITYVEIGDRVTIRECATINRGTKASGKCVTKVGNDTLIMSYVHIAHDCTVGNHCILVSHSGIAGETDIEDWAILGGGTLVHQFTKIGRHAMIGGGSRINKDIPPYSICGREPIIYAGVNIVGLRRRGFSSESIRNIKDIYDTIYFQGLNVSDGCAKVEQGFPQSEERDNILNFIRNSKRGIVRAGLGNEKGVME; encoded by the coding sequence ATGAATAACATCCATCCTCTTGCATTCGTCAGCCCTAAGGCAAAACTCGGCGACAACGTAGAAGTCGGCCCTTTTGCTTTCATTGATGATGACGTTACCATCGGTGACGGCTGCAAGATTCATCCTAATGCTGTAATCTATAAATATGTAACACTCGGCAAGGACTGCGAAGTCTTCCCGGGTGCTGTAGTCGGAGCTGTTCCTCAGGACCTGAAATTCGACGGTGAAATCACCTATGTCGAAATCGGCGACCGTGTCACTATCCGTGAGTGCGCTACCATCAACCGTGGTACCAAGGCCAGCGGCAAATGCGTGACCAAGGTCGGTAACGATACTCTCATAATGTCATATGTCCATATCGCCCATGACTGTACAGTCGGCAACCATTGCATCCTTGTAAGCCACTCCGGCATCGCAGGTGAGACCGACATCGAAGACTGGGCAATCCTTGGCGGCGGTACCCTCGTGCACCAGTTCACCAAGATCGGACGTCATGCAATGATCGGCGGCGGTTCAAGAATCAACAAGGATATCCCTCCTTATTCAATCTGCGGACGCGAGCCTATCATCTATGCAGGTGTCAATATCGTAGGACTTCGCAGAAGGGGTTTCTCTTCCGAGTCTATTCGCAATATCAAGGATATCTACGATACCATCTATTTCCAGGGACTCAATGTGTCCGACGGCTGCGCCAAGGTTGAGCAGGGCTTCCCTCAGTCAGAGGAAAGGGACAATATCCTCAACTTCATCCGCAACTCCAAGAGAGGTATCGTCCGCGCCGGTCTCGGAAACGAAAAAGGCGTAATGGAATAG